Proteins encoded together in one Microplitis mediator isolate UGA2020A chromosome 7, iyMicMedi2.1, whole genome shotgun sequence window:
- the LOC130671325 gene encoding odorant receptor Or1-like isoform X1 produces MTAILPQSFFILSCVGLWRPVEWQGWKRILYNAYSCFIVFTNFVFTLTEFLDLILASETVNEFTNNLSMMLAMVAGCGKVIGVLCNHRIIAYVVQLLNQKPFILLNLYESNIKKKYISIYSFVIRFYFMFFTAGVTGVMFIKISITEFPNVLPYRGWFPYNYSRPNIFIITAAHQLLTIVINAYVHVAFDTLFLGMMMYVSIQVNVLQYRFQYIVKTIVKFNARNQNGDEGNSPDKKLIAEWVDHHNDVLSLSDYVHRIFSGSIFFQYCLSSTQICVTAYAMSSISVFSIEFISGIVFLLGTTLQIFVLCMAAHQVTLKFADLSDSTYNSDWCDLSTRNKKSVIIIILKILKPVVFTTGYFVTLSLESFKNVIKLSYSIYNFLQ; encoded by the exons ATGACAGCTATTTTACCgcaaagtttttttatactgaGTTGTGTCGGTCTTTGGCGACCCGTTGAATGGCAGGGGTGGAAGCGCATACTCTACAATGCGTACAGTTGTTTTATCGTGTTTACTAATTTCGTATTTACTCTAACGGAGTTTTTAGATCTCATTTTAGCCAGCGAAACAGTAAatgaatttacaaataatcTATCGATGATGCTCGCAATGGTAGCTGGCTGTGGAAAAGTAATCGGGGTTCTTTGCAACCACAGAATCATCGCTTATGTGGTACAACTTTTGAACCAGAAACCTTTCATTTTACTTAATCTATACGAAAGTaatattaaaaagaaatatatttctatttatag CTTTGTAAtccgtttttattttatgttcttTACTGCAGGAGTTACAGGAGTTATGttcattaaaatatcaattaccGAGTTTCCGAATGTGCTGCCTTACAGGGGCTGGTTTCCTTATAATTATTCGcggccaaatatttttataatcactgCAGCTCATCAGTTATTGACAATAGTTATCAACGCGTATGTTCACGTCGCCTTTGACACACTATTTCTTGGGATGATGATGTATGTTTCAATTCAAGTCAACGTATTGCAGTATCGATTCCAATATATCGTAAAGACGATAGTTAAGTTCAACGCCAGAAATCAAAACGGTGATGAGGGAAATAGTCCTGATAAAAAACTTATCGCCGAGTGGGTTGATCATCATAATGATGTTTTAAG TTTATCAGATTACGTGCATAGAATATTTTCtggatcaatttttttccaatattgCCTGAGTTCGACTCAAATCTGCGTCACTGCCTACGCTATGTCAAGTATTTCGGTGTTTTCTATTGAATTCATAAGCGGTATAGTTTTTTTACTCGGTACGACGCTGCAAATATTCGTTCTTTGTATGGCTGCTCACCAAGTCACACTTAAA TTTGCAGACTTAAGCGACTCGACATACAATTCCGATTGGTGCGATTTAAGTaccagaaataaaaaatctgttattattattattttaaaaatattaaaaccgGTCGTATTCACGACTGGTTATTTCGTGACTCTATCACTTGAATCATTCAAAAAt gtgattaaattgtcttattccatttataattttctacagTAA
- the LOC130671325 gene encoding odorant receptor Or1-like isoform X2 has protein sequence MTAILPQSFFILSCVGLWRPVEWQGWKRILYNAYSCFIVFTNFVFTLTEFLDLILASETVNEFTNNLSMMLAMVAGCGKVIGVLCNHRIIAYVVQLLNQKPFILLNLYESNIKKKYISIYSFVIRFYFMFFTAGVTGVMFIKISITEFPNVLPYRGWFPYNYSRPNIFIITAAHQLLTIVINAYVHVAFDTLFLGMMMYVSIQVNVLQYRFQYIVKTIVKFNARNQNGDEGNSPDKKLIAEWVDHHNDVLSLSDYVHRIFSGSIFFQYCLSSTQICVTAYAMSSISVFSIEFISGIVFLLGTTLQIFVLCMAAHQVTLKT, from the exons ATGACAGCTATTTTACCgcaaagtttttttatactgaGTTGTGTCGGTCTTTGGCGACCCGTTGAATGGCAGGGGTGGAAGCGCATACTCTACAATGCGTACAGTTGTTTTATCGTGTTTACTAATTTCGTATTTACTCTAACGGAGTTTTTAGATCTCATTTTAGCCAGCGAAACAGTAAatgaatttacaaataatcTATCGATGATGCTCGCAATGGTAGCTGGCTGTGGAAAAGTAATCGGGGTTCTTTGCAACCACAGAATCATCGCTTATGTGGTACAACTTTTGAACCAGAAACCTTTCATTTTACTTAATCTATACGAAAGTaatattaaaaagaaatatatttctatttatag CTTTGTAAtccgtttttattttatgttcttTACTGCAGGAGTTACAGGAGTTATGttcattaaaatatcaattaccGAGTTTCCGAATGTGCTGCCTTACAGGGGCTGGTTTCCTTATAATTATTCGcggccaaatatttttataatcactgCAGCTCATCAGTTATTGACAATAGTTATCAACGCGTATGTTCACGTCGCCTTTGACACACTATTTCTTGGGATGATGATGTATGTTTCAATTCAAGTCAACGTATTGCAGTATCGATTCCAATATATCGTAAAGACGATAGTTAAGTTCAACGCCAGAAATCAAAACGGTGATGAGGGAAATAGTCCTGATAAAAAACTTATCGCCGAGTGGGTTGATCATCATAATGATGTTTTAAG TTTATCAGATTACGTGCATAGAATATTTTCtggatcaatttttttccaatattgCCTGAGTTCGACTCAAATCTGCGTCACTGCCTACGCTATGTCAAGTATTTCGGTGTTTTCTATTGAATTCATAAGCGGTATAGTTTTTTTACTCGGTACGACGCTGCAAATATTCGTTCTTTGTATGGCTGCTCACCAAGTCACACTTAAA ACTTAA
- the LOC130671326 gene encoding odorant receptor 4-like isoform X1, with the protein MTAILPQSFFILSCVGLWRPVEWQGWKCILYNSYSCFIVLNNIVFTVTEFLDLILASTTINEFTNDLAKMLGQVGAFGKIVGVLCNHRMIAYVVQLLNQKPFILLDLYENDIKKKYISIYSFVIRFYFMFFTVGVTGVLFTQISMTEFLNVLPYKGWFPYNYSRPNIFISTAAHQLFTFFIGAYIHVAFDTLFLGMMLYVSIQINVLQYRFQYIVKTIVKFNVVNQNGDEGNSHDKKLIAEWVDHHNDVLSLSDYVHRTFSGSIFFQYCLSSTQICVTVYALSSISVFSIEFISGIIFLLGTTLQIFVLCIAAHQVTLEFADLSDSTYNSDWCDLSVRNKKSVIIIVLQTLKPVVFTSGYFVTLSLDSFKNVIKLSYSIYNFLQ; encoded by the exons ATGACAGCTATTTTACCgcaaagtttttttatactgaGTTGTGTCGGTCTTTGGCGACCCGTTGAATGGCAAGGGTGGAAGTGCATACTCTACAATTCGTACAGTTGTTTTATTGTATTGAATAATATCGTTTTTACAGTAACCGAGTTTTTGGATCTCATTTTAGCCAGCACTACAATAAATGAGTTTACAAATGATCTGGCCAAGATGCTCGGTCAGGTCGGCGCTTTTGGAAAAATAGTTGGGGTTCTTTGCAACCACAGGATGATCGCTTATGTTGTAcaacttttgaaccaaaagccttttattttactagatCTATACgaaaatgatattaaaaaaaaatatatttctatttatag CTTTGTAAtccgtttttattttatgttcttTACTGTAGGAGTAACAGGAGTTTTGTTTACTCAAATATCAATGACTGAGTTTCTCAATGTGCTGCCTTACAAGGGCTGGTTTCCTTATAATTATTCGcggccaaatatttttatatcaactGCAGCTCATCAGTTATTCACATTTTTTATCGGCGCGTATATTCACGTCGCCTTTGACACATTATTTCTTGGGATGATGCTGTACGTTTCAATTCAAATCAACGTATTGCAGTATCGattccaatatattgtaaagACGATAGTTAAGTTCAATGTCGTAAATCAAAACGGTGATGAAGGAAATAGTCACGATAAAAAACTTATTGCAGAGTGGGTTGATCATCACAATGACGTTTTAAG TTTATCAGATTACGTGCATAGAACATTTTCcggatcaatttttttccaatattgCCTGAGTTCGACTCAAATTTGCGTTACTGTCTACGCCCTGTCAAGTATTTCGGTGTTTTCTATTGAATTTATCAGcggtataatttttttactcggtACTACGCTGCAAATATTCGTACTTTGTATTGCTGCTCACCAAGTCACACTTGAG TTTGCAGACTTAAGCGACTCGACATACAATTCCGATTGGTGCGATTTAAGtgtcagaaataaaaaatctgttattattattgttttgcaAACATTGAAACCGGTTGTATTCACCTCTGGTTATTTCGTGACTCTATCACttgattcattcaaaaat gtgattaaattgtcttattccatttataattttctacagTAA
- the LOC130671326 gene encoding odorant receptor Or1-like isoform X2: MTAILPQSFFILSCVGLWRPVEWQGWKCILYNSYSCFIVLNNIVFTVTEFLDLILASTTINEFTNDLAKMLGQVGAFGKIVGVLCNHRMIAYVVQLLNQKPFILLDLYENDIKKKYISIYSFVIRFYFMFFTVGVTGVLFTQISMTEFLNVLPYKGWFPYNYSRPNIFISTAAHQLFTFFIGAYIHVAFDTLFLGMMLYVSIQINVLQYRFQYIVKTIVKFNVVNQNGDEGNSHDKKLIAEWVDHHNDVLSLSDYVHRTFSGSIFFQYCLSSTQICVTVYALSSISVFSIEFISGIIFLLGTTLQIFVLCIAAHQVTLET, from the exons ATGACAGCTATTTTACCgcaaagtttttttatactgaGTTGTGTCGGTCTTTGGCGACCCGTTGAATGGCAAGGGTGGAAGTGCATACTCTACAATTCGTACAGTTGTTTTATTGTATTGAATAATATCGTTTTTACAGTAACCGAGTTTTTGGATCTCATTTTAGCCAGCACTACAATAAATGAGTTTACAAATGATCTGGCCAAGATGCTCGGTCAGGTCGGCGCTTTTGGAAAAATAGTTGGGGTTCTTTGCAACCACAGGATGATCGCTTATGTTGTAcaacttttgaaccaaaagccttttattttactagatCTATACgaaaatgatattaaaaaaaaatatatttctatttatag CTTTGTAAtccgtttttattttatgttcttTACTGTAGGAGTAACAGGAGTTTTGTTTACTCAAATATCAATGACTGAGTTTCTCAATGTGCTGCCTTACAAGGGCTGGTTTCCTTATAATTATTCGcggccaaatatttttatatcaactGCAGCTCATCAGTTATTCACATTTTTTATCGGCGCGTATATTCACGTCGCCTTTGACACATTATTTCTTGGGATGATGCTGTACGTTTCAATTCAAATCAACGTATTGCAGTATCGattccaatatattgtaaagACGATAGTTAAGTTCAATGTCGTAAATCAAAACGGTGATGAAGGAAATAGTCACGATAAAAAACTTATTGCAGAGTGGGTTGATCATCACAATGACGTTTTAAG TTTATCAGATTACGTGCATAGAACATTTTCcggatcaatttttttccaatattgCCTGAGTTCGACTCAAATTTGCGTTACTGTCTACGCCCTGTCAAGTATTTCGGTGTTTTCTATTGAATTTATCAGcggtataatttttttactcggtACTACGCTGCAAATATTCGTACTTTGTATTGCTGCTCACCAAGTCACACTTGAG ACTTAA
- the LOC130671326 gene encoding odorant receptor 4-like isoform X3, with amino-acid sequence MILKKNIFLFIGVTGVLFTQISMTEFLNVLPYKGWFPYNYSRPNIFISTAAHQLFTFFIGAYIHVAFDTLFLGMMLYVSIQINVLQYRFQYIVKTIVKFNVVNQNGDEGNSHDKKLIAEWVDHHNDVLSLSDYVHRTFSGSIFFQYCLSSTQICVTVYALSSISVFSIEFISGIIFLLGTTLQIFVLCIAAHQVTLEFADLSDSTYNSDWCDLSVRNKKSVIIIVLQTLKPVVFTSGYFVTLSLDSFKNVIKLSYSIYNFLQ; translated from the exons atgatattaaaaaaaaatatatttctatttatag GAGTAACAGGAGTTTTGTTTACTCAAATATCAATGACTGAGTTTCTCAATGTGCTGCCTTACAAGGGCTGGTTTCCTTATAATTATTCGcggccaaatatttttatatcaactGCAGCTCATCAGTTATTCACATTTTTTATCGGCGCGTATATTCACGTCGCCTTTGACACATTATTTCTTGGGATGATGCTGTACGTTTCAATTCAAATCAACGTATTGCAGTATCGattccaatatattgtaaagACGATAGTTAAGTTCAATGTCGTAAATCAAAACGGTGATGAAGGAAATAGTCACGATAAAAAACTTATTGCAGAGTGGGTTGATCATCACAATGACGTTTTAAG TTTATCAGATTACGTGCATAGAACATTTTCcggatcaatttttttccaatattgCCTGAGTTCGACTCAAATTTGCGTTACTGTCTACGCCCTGTCAAGTATTTCGGTGTTTTCTATTGAATTTATCAGcggtataatttttttactcggtACTACGCTGCAAATATTCGTACTTTGTATTGCTGCTCACCAAGTCACACTTGAG TTTGCAGACTTAAGCGACTCGACATACAATTCCGATTGGTGCGATTTAAGtgtcagaaataaaaaatctgttattattattgttttgcaAACATTGAAACCGGTTGTATTCACCTCTGGTTATTTCGTGACTCTATCACttgattcattcaaaaat gtgattaaattgtcttattccatttataattttctacagTAA
- the LOC130671323 gene encoding odorant receptor 2a-like isoform X1: protein MEILPECFFIFTCIGLWKPAGWAGYKSIAYNVYTVLMISIPSLFVISGFLDLILLTTDVSDISDNVFLVLTIMAGCAKMFNIILNRNMIFYIINCLQNKPLRPQDDEEIIIKNRYHQISRFITFSYSTMTGVGVTLFVLGKLIENGPQRILPYRGWLPYNYSQPVVYWLSAGQQATSMIIAGGVNAAFDTFFPGMMFLVCAQINIFKHRFKIMLNTLEISDYNNNNIADNHCRKINYIFGESVKHHNYIFQLFDNINNVFSTVIFVQYSVGSVIFCTSIYHMSDIKITTVEFVSNIFYIGSMLSQIFLLCVSANQVTLEFEDLNTALYDSKWFTVNNSARKCLIIMMINSQKHITFTTGYIVTLSLDSFTSLVKLSYTIYNVLQQS from the exons ATGGAAATTCTGCCAGAGTGTTTCTTCATATTTACGTGCATAGGTCTTTGGAAGCCCGCCGGCTGGGCTGGATACAAATCGATAGCCTACAATGTATACACAGTCTTGATGATATCTATACCCAGTTTATTTGTAATATCTGGATTTTTGGACTTGATTCTACTCACTACAGATGTTTCTGATATAAGCGACAATGTATTTTTGGTACTCACTATCATGGCTGGCTGTgcaaaaatgtttaatatcattttaaatcggaatatgattttttatatcattaattGCTTACAAAATAAACCGCTCAGACCTCAagatgatgaagaaataattattaaaaatcggTATCATCAAATCAGTAG atttattacaTTTTCTTACTCAACAATGACTGGAGTTGGAGTAACTTTGTTCGTCCttggaaaattaattgaaaatggACCGCAGAGGATCCTGCCCTACAGAGGATGGTTACCTTACAATTACTCACAACCAGTAGTGTACTGGCTATCAGCTGGACAACAAGCGACATCAATGATTATTGCCGGGGGTGTGAATGCGGCCTTCGAcactttttttcccgggatgaTGTTTCTCGTTTGtgctcaaataaatatattcaaacaTCGATTCAAAATTATGTTGAATACCCTCGAAATAAGTGattataacaataacaacattGCTGACAATCACTgcaggaaaataaattatatatttggaGAATCCGTCAAACATCACAATTATATTTTCCA ATTGtttgataatataaataatgtattttcTACTGTGATATTCGTCCAGTACTCAGTGGGATCAGTGATTTTTTGTACGAGCATTTATCACATGtcagatattaaaataacgaCTGTCGAATTTGtgtcaaatatattttacatcgGCAGTATGTTATCGCAAATATTTTTGCTTTGTGTTTCTGCAAATCAAGTGACATTGGag tTCGAGGATCTCAATACTGCATTATATGACAGCAAATGGTTTACAGTGAATAATAGCGCGCGAAAATGtttgataataatgatgataaactCTCAGAAACATATTACATTTACAACTGGATACATTGTGACCCTCTCACTTGACTCATTTACTAGT ctggTTAAACTCTCATACACAATTTACAACGTTCTCCAACAATCTTAG
- the LOC130671323 gene encoding odorant receptor 67a-like isoform X2: protein MIIAGGVNAAFDTFFPGMMFLVCAQINIFKHRFKIMLNTLEISDYNNNNIADNHCRKINYIFGESVKHHNYIFQLFDNINNVFSTVIFVQYSVGSVIFCTSIYHMSDIKITTVEFVSNIFYIGSMLSQIFLLCVSANQVTLEFEDLNTALYDSKWFTVNNSARKCLIIMMINSQKHITFTTGYIVTLSLDSFTSLVKLSYTIYNVLQQS from the exons ATGATTATTGCCGGGGGTGTGAATGCGGCCTTCGAcactttttttcccgggatgaTGTTTCTCGTTTGtgctcaaataaatatattcaaacaTCGATTCAAAATTATGTTGAATACCCTCGAAATAAGTGattataacaataacaacattGCTGACAATCACTgcaggaaaataaattatatatttggaGAATCCGTCAAACATCACAATTATATTTTCCA ATTGtttgataatataaataatgtattttcTACTGTGATATTCGTCCAGTACTCAGTGGGATCAGTGATTTTTTGTACGAGCATTTATCACATGtcagatattaaaataacgaCTGTCGAATTTGtgtcaaatatattttacatcgGCAGTATGTTATCGCAAATATTTTTGCTTTGTGTTTCTGCAAATCAAGTGACATTGGag tTCGAGGATCTCAATACTGCATTATATGACAGCAAATGGTTTACAGTGAATAATAGCGCGCGAAAATGtttgataataatgatgataaactCTCAGAAACATATTACATTTACAACTGGATACATTGTGACCCTCTCACTTGACTCATTTACTAGT ctggTTAAACTCTCATACACAATTTACAACGTTCTCCAACAATCTTAG
- the LOC130671322 gene encoding odorant receptor 46a-like, giving the protein MEILPECFFIFTCTGLWKPAGWTGYKSIAYNVYRFLMISIPSLFVISGFLDLLLLTTDVSDISDNVFLVLTIMVDCTKMFNIILNRNKIAYIIDCLQNKPLSPQDDEEIIIKNRCHRMNRFITFSYSTLTGVGVILFVLGQLIENGRQSLLPYRGWFPYNYSQPVVYWLTATQQGSSIIICAAVNAAFDTFFPGMMFLVCAQVNIFKHRFKLMLNTLEINNNNNNNIVDDDCKKINDLFGESVKHHNYIVQLFNNIYNVFSAVIFVEYSVGSVIFCTSIYHMSYMKVMTVEFVSNTFYVGTMLLEIFLLCVSANQVTLEFEDLNTAFYESKWFAVSNSARKCLIIMMISAQKHITFTTGYIVTLSLDSFTSLVKLSYTIYNVLQQS; this is encoded by the exons ATGGAAATTCTGCCAGAGTGTTTCTTCATATTTACGTGCACAGGTCTTTGGAAGCCTGCTGGCTGGACTGGATACAAATCGATAGCCTACAATGTGTACAGATTCTTGATGATATCTATACCCAGTCTTTTTGTAATATCGGGATTTTTGGACTTGCTTCTACTCACTACAGATGTTTCTGATATAAGTGACAATGTATTTTTGGTACTCACTATCATGGTTGACTGTACAAAAAtgttcaatattattttaaatcggaATAAGATTGCTTACATCATTGACTGCTTACAAAATAAACCGCTCAGTCCTCAAGATGATgaggaaataattattaaaaatcggTGTCATCGGATGAATAG atttattacaTTTTCTTACTCAACATTGACTGGAGTTGGAGTAATTTTGTTCGTCCTTGgacaattaattgaaaatggACGGCAGAGTCTCCTGCCCTACAGAGGATGGTTTCCTTACAATTACTCGCAACCAGTAGTGTACTGGCTAACAGCTACACAACAAGGctcatcaataattatttgcgCGGCTGTGAATGCTGCCTTCGAcactttttttcccgggatgaTGTTTCTCGTTTGTGCtcaagtaaatatattcaaaCATCGTTTCAAACTTATGTTGAATACcctcgaaataaataataataacaataacaacattGTTGACGATgactgcaaaaaaataaatgatctaTTTGGAGAATCCGTCAAACATCACAATTATATTGTCCA attgtttaataatatatataatgtattttCTGCTGTAATATTCGTCGAGTATTCAGTGGGATCAGTGATTTTTTGTACGAGCATTTATCACATGTCATATATGAAAGTAATGACTGTCGAATTTgtgtcaaatactttttacgtCGGTACTATGttattggaaatatttttgcTTTGTGTTTCTGCAAATCAAGTGACATTGGag tTCGAGGATCTCAATACTGCATTCTATGAAAGCAAATGGTTTGCAGTGAGCAATAGCGCGCgaaaatgtttaataataatgatgataagcGCTCAGAAACATATTACATTTACAACTGGATACATTGTGACCCTCTCACTTGACTCATTTACTAGT ctggTTAAACTCTCATACACAATTTACAACGTTCTCCAACAATCTTAG
- the LOC130671317 gene encoding odorant receptor 33b-like, protein MDVLQENFSVLFYLGVWKPLDCTGIKSFLYNLYTLFITSISYTFLLSQILDLIISTKTVSDFTSNIFIVSAILTGCLKIFRFIRSRSTFINIINNFKRGLFKPANDDEIIIWNKYARITRLVTIGATTSLIIGLIVMSYALCSFNIPQRQLLYRAWLPYNYSSLPIIYWLSSMEQLATVHILAGINFSFDLIFFGTMLNICAQINILKLRYKVALSHIYSINDTINNNDVGELRDVSKLIREYTDSHDSIIKLFNSAHHLFSTIVTIQYCTSSVAICTSAFNVTKMKFFSFQFFSTALYINNVMIELFILCVSCNEVTLEFADLGNTFYDCQWYAINNSNKKSVAIMMTNTIKPIYFTCGYVIHLSLDSFTSVLKLSYSIYNVLQSAD, encoded by the exons ATGGACGTTCTGCAGGAAAACTTTTCAGTGTTATTTTATCTGGGGGTATGGAAACCCCTGGACTGTACGGGCATTAAGTCATTTCTCTACAATCTATACACGCTTTTTATAACATCTATTTCATACACATTCTTGCTCTCTCAAATTTTAGACCTGATTATAAGTACAAAAACAGTAAGCGACTTTACCAGCAACATTTTTATTGTATCGGCGATTCTCACTGGCTGTTTGAAAATATTCCGATTTATCCGAAGTCGCAGTACTTTTATTaacatcattaataatttcaaaaggGGGCTTTTCAAACCTGCTAATGATGATGAGATAATTATATGGAATAAATATGCACGTATTAcgag gcTGGTCACTATAGGAGCGACGACGTCACTAATAATTGGGTTGATAGTAATGTCATATGCACTGTGTTCATTTAATATACCGCAGCGGCAATTATTATACCGCGCTTGGCTTCCTTATAATTACTCATCACTGCCCATCATCTACTGGCTCTCCTCAATGGAACAACTCGCCACAGTCCACATCCTCGCCgggattaatttttcattcgaCCTGATTTTTTTCGGAACAATGTTGAACATTTGTGCGCAAATAAATATACTGAAGCTCCGTTACAAAGTAGCTCTGTCCCacatttattcaataaatgacACCATCAATAACAATGACGTCGGCGAGCTCAGAGATGTCAGCAAACTGATCCGTGAATACACTGATTCTCACGATTCTAtaataaa gcTATTTAATTCAGCTCACCATTTATTTTCTACCATTGTTACGATTCAGTATTGCACGAGCTCGGTGGCTATTTGTACTAGTGCGTTCAATGtaacgaaaatgaaatttttttcatttcaatttttctcaaCGGcgctatatattaataatgttaTGATTGAGTTATTTATACTCTGCGTATCTTGCAATGAGGTAACACTTGag ttTGCAGACTTAGGTAACACATTTTATGATTGTCAGTGGtatgcaataaataattcaaataaaaaatcagtgGCAATAATGATGACAAACacaataaaaccgatttattTCACTTGCGGATACGTTATCCATTTGTCACTTGATTCATTTACGAGT GTACTTAAACTTTCTTACAGTATTTACAACGTACTTCAAAGTGCGGAttaa
- the LOC130671324 gene encoding odorant receptor 2a-like yields the protein MKILSENLALLFYLGLWKPSDWSRWSWKSILYTLYTILIILISIVFFTTELLDLILVTSSINEFTNNIFMLSAILAACLKISMVLRHRNVFNFILDNFKNYLLENGTPYREEIIIWTRYSRTIRFITMFYMSTTFFGVTMMTYATTSINIPRRELLYRAWVPYNYSRPSAYWISALGQLVTMYILAGVNVAFVLLFAGIMSSICAQISIYRLRFETAFSDVNKPGSGIKRKSTEEIISKFVEMNLSIRRLFDIVHKLFSWTIMFQYSVGSIIFCASAYNMSQMKVLSLDFLSCVLYVQNIMIELFIMCVACDEITLEFGKLHNIFYNSPWYFFDNYNKKSIALMINNSMNPIYFTCGYVVHLSIDSFTHVLKLSYSIYNVLQSTF from the exons ATGAAAATTCTAAGTGAAAACTTGGctctattattttacttagGGTTGTGGAAACCAAGTGACTGGAGTCGATggagttggaaatccattttGTACACTCTGTAcactattttaataatattaatatccaTTGTATTTTTCACAACCGAATTACTGGATCTTATTTTAGTAACAAGTAGTATTAATGAATTtacaaacaatattttcatgtTGTCAGCAATATTGGCGGcatgtttaaaaatatcaatggtTCTCAGACATCggaatgtatttaattttattttagataattttaaaaattatttacttgaaaatGGCACTCCGTACAGGgaggaaattattatttggacTCGTTACAGCCGTACAATTAG attcatAACTATGTTTTATATGTCTACAACATTTTTTGGAGTTACTATGATGACTTATGCTACAACTTCGATCAATATACCAAGACGTGAATTACTTTATCGAGCCTGGGTACCTTACAATTACTCACGGCCTTCTGCGTACTGGATATCTGCTTTGGGACAACTTGTAACCATGTACATTTTGGCTGGTGTTAATGTTGCTTTTGTTCTACTATTTGCTGGGATAATGAGTAGTATTTGTGCCcaaataagtatatatagattGAGATTTGAGACAGCATTTTCTGATGTTAATAAACCAGGAAGtggaataaaaagaaaaagtacTGAAGAAATAATAAGCAAATTTGTTGAAATGAATCTTTCTATAAGAAg ACTATTTGATATTGTtcataaattgttttcatgGACAATAATGTTCCAGTATTCAGTaggatcaattattttttgcgCAAGTGCTTACAATATGTCGCAAATGAAAGTACTGTCACTTGATTTTCTCTCTTGTGTTCTTTATgttcaaaatattatgattgaattatttattatgtgcGTTGCTTGTGACGAAATAACCCTTGAG ttcGGAAAgctccataatattttttacaacagTCCATggtatttttttgataactataataaaaaatcgatagcattaatgattaataattcgATGAAtccaatttattttacttgtgGATACGTCGTACATTTATCTATTGATTCATTCACGcat GTACTAAAATTATCGTATAGTATTTATAATGTACTTCAGAGTACATTTTAG